Proteins encoded within one genomic window of Acinetobacter sp. YWS30-1:
- a CDS encoding D-amino acid dehydrogenase — translation MRVIVLGGGVIGVTSAYYLAQQGAEVTVLDRQAGPAEETSFGNAGQISPGYSTPWAAPGIPFKAVKWMFQHHAPLAINVDGSLWQLQWMAQMLKNCNAQHYAVNKERMVRVAEYSRDCLRNLRRDIGISYENRSKGTLQIFRKEAQLDAVQRDIEVLKETGVDFELLDREQLAKVEPALAEAKDKLVGGLHLPNDETGDCYLFTNALANYAKGMGVQFKFNQHVEKLLFEGDQIKGVLVNGQVLTADKYVLAFGSYSRDFLKPLHLDLPVYPVKGYSLTIPIVDQTHAPQSTVLDETYKIALTRFDQRIRVGGMAELTGFNLGLNEDRRATLEMVTRDLFPGGDMAQASFWTGLRPMTPDSTPIIGPTRFNNLFLNTGHGTLGWTMACGSGKLISDLVLGQAPEISTEGLSLNRYQQVA, via the coding sequence ATGCGCGTAATTGTATTAGGTGGTGGTGTCATTGGTGTAACAAGTGCCTACTATCTTGCGCAGCAGGGAGCAGAAGTGACTGTCCTTGACCGTCAGGCAGGTCCAGCTGAAGAAACCAGTTTTGGTAATGCAGGCCAGATTTCTCCTGGTTATTCGACACCGTGGGCAGCACCTGGCATTCCATTTAAAGCAGTGAAATGGATGTTCCAGCATCATGCACCATTGGCGATTAATGTCGATGGTAGTCTGTGGCAGTTACAGTGGATGGCTCAGATGCTGAAAAACTGTAATGCCCAGCATTATGCAGTGAATAAAGAACGTATGGTGCGGGTCGCTGAATATAGCCGTGACTGTTTACGTAATCTACGTCGTGATATCGGCATTTCTTATGAAAACCGTTCTAAAGGAACCTTGCAGATTTTTCGTAAGGAAGCACAGCTCGATGCAGTGCAACGTGATATCGAAGTGCTGAAAGAAACCGGCGTGGATTTTGAATTGCTGGATCGTGAACAGCTAGCAAAAGTTGAACCGGCACTGGCAGAAGCTAAAGATAAACTGGTAGGTGGTTTGCATCTGCCAAATGATGAAACTGGAGACTGCTACCTGTTCACCAATGCGCTGGCCAATTATGCCAAAGGCATGGGCGTACAGTTCAAGTTTAACCAGCATGTTGAAAAACTGCTGTTTGAAGGTGACCAGATTAAAGGTGTGCTGGTCAACGGTCAGGTATTGACCGCAGATAAATATGTGCTGGCTTTCGGTAGCTATTCCCGTGATTTCCTGAAGCCGTTACACCTGGATCTGCCGGTGTATCCGGTTAAAGGTTATTCATTGACCATTCCAATTGTGGATCAGACTCATGCACCGCAATCGACTGTGCTGGATGAAACTTACAAGATTGCATTGACTCGTTTTGATCAGCGCATCCGTGTCGGTGGTATGGCAGAGCTGACAGGCTTTAATTTGGGTCTGAATGAAGATCGTCGCGCAACCTTGGAAATGGTCACTCGTGACCTGTTCCCGGGCGGCGATATGGCGCAGGCCAGTTTCTGGACCGGCTTACGTCCAATGACGCCGGATAGTACACCAATTATTGGACCGACACGCTTTAACAATCTGTTCCTGAATACTGGGCACGGTACGCTTGGCTGGACCATGGCCTGTGGCTCAGGAAAGCTGATCAGTGATCTGGTACTGGGTCAAGCACCTGAGATTAGTACTGAAGGCTTGTCGCTGAATCGTTATCAGCAGGTTGCTTAA
- a CDS encoding Lrp/AsnC ligand binding domain-containing protein, giving the protein MRKLDRIDRMILDILQRDGRIAISELASRVNLSTTPCSERVKRLERDGIIMGYHARLNPEKLEKNLLVFLEIKLSAKSGDVFEQVARDLSEIPEVLECHLISGDFDYLVKARLKEMSAYRRLLGDLLKKLPSSASSHSYVVMEEVKESSYLDVGI; this is encoded by the coding sequence ATGCGTAAATTAGACCGCATTGATCGCATGATTTTAGATATCTTGCAGCGCGATGGACGCATTGCCATTAGTGAACTTGCCTCCCGAGTCAACCTCTCCACCACACCTTGTTCCGAGCGGGTCAAGCGACTGGAACGGGATGGGATCATCATGGGTTACCATGCCCGGCTCAATCCGGAAAAGCTGGAAAAGAACCTGTTAGTGTTTCTGGAAATCAAACTTTCTGCCAAATCCGGTGATGTATTTGAACAGGTCGCGCGTGACTTAAGTGAAATTCCTGAAGTGCTGGAATGTCATCTGATCTCGGGAGATTTTGATTATCTGGTGAAAGCACGCCTAAAGGAAATGAGTGCTTACCGGCGTCTGCTTGGGGATTTATTAAAAAAGCTCCCATCTTCTGCTTCCTCACATAGTTATGTGGTGATGGAAGAAGTAAAGGAAAGTTCATATCTGGATGTAGGAATCTAA
- the acpP gene encoding acyl carrier protein: MSDIEQRVKQAVAEQLGIKVEEIKNEASFMDDLGADSLDLVELVMSFENDFDITIPDEDSNEITTVQSAIDYVTKKLG, encoded by the coding sequence GTGAGCGATATCGAACAACGCGTTAAACAAGCGGTTGCAGAACAACTTGGTATTAAAGTCGAAGAGATTAAAAACGAAGCATCTTTCATGGATGACTTAGGTGCTGACTCTCTAGACCTAGTTGAACTTGTTATGTCTTTCGAAAATGACTTCGACATCACTATTCCTGATGAAGATTCTAACGAAATCACAACTGTTCAATCTGCTATTGACTATGTTACTAAAAAACTTGGTTAA
- a CDS encoding CopD family protein — MDAPSDAFLWVKALHIIAVVCWFAALFYLPRLYVYHAMSEDVVSHQRFEIMERKLYRGIMWPAMVATLITAHFLVDWGDATRHYHEALWFYLKVGLVGLLVIYHLVCGYYRKKLMENAHYKSHKFWRFFNEMPTLILFAVVILVVVKPTF, encoded by the coding sequence ATGGATGCTCCTTCTGATGCTTTCTTGTGGGTAAAAGCATTACATATTATTGCTGTGGTTTGCTGGTTTGCTGCATTGTTCTATCTGCCACGGCTTTATGTCTACCATGCCATGAGCGAAGATGTCGTAAGTCATCAACGCTTTGAAATTATGGAACGCAAGCTGTATCGCGGGATTATGTGGCCAGCTATGGTCGCCACGCTGATCACAGCACACTTTCTAGTCGATTGGGGTGATGCAACGCGTCATTACCATGAAGCCTTATGGTTCTATCTGAAAGTCGGCTTGGTTGGCTTGCTAGTCATTTACCATTTGGTATGTGGTTATTATCGTAAGAAACTGATGGAAAATGCCCATTACAAGTCACACAAGTTCTGGCGCTTCTTTAATGAAATGCCAACCTTGATCCTGTTTGCAGTAGTGATTTTAGTGGTGGTAAAACCTACTTTCTAA
- the alr gene encoding alanine racemase, whose protein sequence is MPRPIHAVIHQQALQHNLQVARSCAPQSQVFAVVKADAYGHGIERVYPALKSADGFAFLDLTEGKRLRALGCDKPLLLLEGIFGLEDLFDCAKYGISFAIHAQHQLEWLKTFVDLQPDVQFDVFLKMNSGMNRLGFVPEQYPVAFQELKSIEQVRSISHMTHFSDADGMRFGQEGIEHQQLVFTETIQNLPGKTSLSNSAAILRHHQHIQSDIVRSGIMLYGSSPDYPAHTIDHWNLKPTMSLRSELIAIQQVRAGDSIGYGSTFIVEQDMQIGIVACGYADGYQRITQTGTPVLVDGIRTQTVGRVSMDMLAVDLGSVPDAQIGSEVVLWGQSIHGTVLPIDEVAAGSGTVGYELMCAITQRVPVQIES, encoded by the coding sequence ATGCCACGTCCAATACACGCGGTGATTCATCAACAGGCATTGCAACATAACCTGCAAGTTGCACGTTCCTGCGCACCTCAAAGCCAGGTCTTTGCAGTGGTTAAAGCTGATGCCTATGGGCACGGTATTGAGCGGGTTTATCCCGCATTAAAAAGTGCTGATGGTTTTGCCTTTCTGGATCTTACTGAAGGAAAGCGTTTGCGTGCCTTAGGCTGTGACAAACCCTTATTGTTACTGGAAGGCATTTTTGGCCTTGAAGATTTATTCGACTGCGCCAAGTACGGGATAAGTTTTGCAATTCATGCCCAGCATCAACTGGAATGGTTAAAAACCTTTGTCGACTTACAACCAGACGTACAGTTTGATGTCTTTTTAAAAATGAATAGCGGAATGAACCGGCTCGGTTTTGTACCTGAGCAGTATCCTGTGGCTTTTCAGGAATTAAAGAGCATTGAGCAAGTACGCTCCATCAGTCATATGACCCATTTCTCCGATGCGGATGGCATGCGATTTGGACAGGAAGGTATTGAACATCAACAACTGGTCTTTACCGAAACCATTCAAAATCTGCCGGGCAAAACTTCACTCAGTAATAGTGCTGCCATTCTGCGTCATCATCAGCATATACAGTCAGACATTGTACGTAGCGGCATCATGCTTTACGGCAGCTCACCTGACTATCCCGCCCATACGATTGATCACTGGAACTTAAAGCCGACCATGAGTCTGCGTAGCGAACTGATCGCGATTCAGCAGGTTCGGGCAGGAGACAGCATTGGTTATGGCTCTACTTTTATAGTTGAGCAAGATATGCAGATTGGAATTGTGGCCTGTGGTTATGCGGATGGTTATCAGCGAATCACACAAACTGGAACACCAGTTTTGGTAGATGGGATTCGAACCCAAACGGTCGGTCGCGTCAGTATGGATATGCTGGCGGTTGATCTAGGTTCTGTACCTGATGCGCAGATTGGTAGCGAAGTTGTGCTGTGGGGACAATCCATACACGGCACAGTATTGCCGATTGATGAAGTGGCCGCGGGTTCGGGTACGGTTGGCTATGAGCTGATGTGTGCCATTACTCAACGTGTGCCCGTGCAGATTGAAAGCTAA
- a CDS encoding RidA family protein has product MTEHADIQRLNSNQVMSAVTIHNKTVYLSGQVPDSTSLDIRGQTREVLMKIDQLLKLAGTDKSRLLSAQLFVKNLEDFQTVNALWIEWLEGCGTPARATIQADLVNPAWLIEIAVIAALP; this is encoded by the coding sequence ATGACGGAACATGCAGATATTCAGCGTTTGAACAGCAATCAGGTGATGAGTGCTGTCACCATTCACAATAAAACGGTGTATTTATCAGGGCAGGTGCCGGACAGCACCAGTCTAGATATTCGTGGTCAAACGCGTGAAGTGCTCATGAAGATTGATCAACTCCTTAAACTGGCAGGTACAGACAAAAGCCGTCTGTTATCTGCACAGCTCTTTGTTAAAAACCTGGAAGACTTTCAAACCGTCAATGCACTCTGGATTGAATGGCTCGAGGGATGTGGCACACCAGCACGCGCAACCATTCAGGCGGATCTGGTAAATCCCGCCTGGTTAATTGAAATTGCAGTGATTGCAGCACTCCCTTAA
- the fabD gene encoding ACP S-malonyltransferase, whose protein sequence is MSAKQLEQAAQATKTAFVFPGQGSQKVGMLAELAEQFSGIRNTFAEASEAVGFDLWQIAQTGEGLDQTEFTQPVLLTASIALWRVWLELGGVAPKYMAGHSLGEYSALVAAGALSLGDAVKLVNLRGKLMQTAVPQGVGAMAAILGLDDAKVIELCAQATAAGEGSVEAANYNAQGQVVVAGNKERVEAVMALAKENGGKAIALPVSVPSHCSLMKPAAEQFATALEQTAIEMPRIPVLQNVGAKAAADVSELRQALTEQLYESVQWTKTLQFLQDEGVEYIVECGPGNVLANMAKRLPNIEKALPLDTQSRLEDALNTVLVAEGKIA, encoded by the coding sequence ATGTCTGCTAAACAACTCGAACAAGCAGCTCAAGCAACTAAAACTGCATTTGTGTTCCCAGGCCAGGGTTCACAAAAAGTCGGCATGCTCGCTGAACTTGCAGAACAGTTTAGTGGTATCCGCAATACATTTGCTGAAGCATCTGAAGCGGTGGGTTTTGATCTGTGGCAGATTGCACAGACGGGTGAAGGTCTGGATCAAACCGAATTTACTCAACCGGTACTATTAACAGCATCCATTGCTTTATGGCGTGTATGGTTAGAGTTGGGTGGGGTAGCACCAAAATATATGGCGGGCCATTCACTCGGTGAATATAGCGCGTTAGTTGCAGCGGGTGCTTTAAGTCTGGGTGATGCAGTCAAGCTGGTGAACCTGCGTGGTAAGTTGATGCAAACTGCTGTACCTCAAGGCGTAGGTGCAATGGCAGCGATTCTGGGTCTGGATGATGCCAAAGTGATCGAGCTTTGTGCACAAGCAACAGCAGCAGGCGAAGGTTCAGTTGAAGCAGCCAACTATAATGCTCAGGGGCAAGTCGTAGTTGCCGGTAATAAAGAACGTGTAGAAGCCGTGATGGCACTAGCGAAAGAAAATGGCGGTAAAGCGATTGCACTGCCAGTTTCAGTTCCTTCACATTGTTCACTGATGAAACCTGCCGCTGAGCAGTTCGCAACAGCTTTGGAACAAACTGCCATTGAGATGCCACGCATACCTGTATTACAAAATGTAGGCGCAAAAGCAGCTGCGGACGTGAGTGAGCTTCGTCAGGCTTTGACTGAGCAGCTGTATGAGTCAGTACAATGGACTAAAACACTACAATTCCTTCAAGATGAAGGCGTTGAGTACATTGTAGAATGTGGCCCAGGTAATGTACTGGCCAATATGGCAAAACGTTTACCAAATATCGAAAAAGCACTTCCATTAGATACTCAATCTCGTCTGGAAGATGCGCTTAACACCGTATTGGTGGCAGAAGGGAAAATTGCATGA
- a CDS encoding EcsC family protein — protein MVNANNKQSNGLISNAFGVAKKFSSTGLELLNHVAPDSVTKTFNTDHAVDGSAKVKSPFASKKYENPKDMLREHLPNVSRQLLGRRFNTVNNVAHFVSPQLADKVSDYFYNHLNQFSNQMSSVDAILNEAGAKDLEELTQDTTRSQRISQAFAEQNKWMATVQGAVSGVTGVLGTAIDIPASLLMALRTIYQVGRSYGFDLSKEDDQEIVQHIFRQIDLSLIAEKQALLMGLKALSSTLKTHDLSQLQTMLGSSNDIETLKKWLSNQDGSMKWEWMNHFPKLSLLEQLTKLTPLASAGIGAVYSHRFVNDVNQKAQEVFSHARQYLQQHQDLGLSPYAAYEKAVDLLQQATPKLMENLDHSAADKDKPILDKEIPIEGNQTIKQVKLVKKEQESLSPEEAEVKKDEKVSEGLDELTDKLVEHADARQEQKPAIPKDSFDADAALEEELGLQENDTEMLQAAAEEETDTNNPENSETADKQTQAKETTEDVTKNAATKSKK, from the coding sequence ATGGTAAATGCTAATAATAAACAATCTAATGGTCTGATTTCGAATGCCTTTGGAGTGGCGAAAAAGTTCAGTTCAACAGGTTTGGAACTGTTAAATCATGTTGCACCAGATTCTGTGACTAAAACCTTCAATACCGATCATGCTGTTGATGGCTCGGCAAAAGTCAAAAGCCCTTTTGCTTCAAAAAAATATGAAAATCCTAAAGACATGCTACGCGAACATCTTCCAAATGTTTCCCGTCAGCTGCTGGGCCGTCGTTTTAATACCGTGAATAATGTCGCGCATTTTGTTTCTCCCCAGCTGGCCGACAAAGTATCTGATTACTTTTATAATCACCTGAATCAGTTCAGCAATCAGATGAGTTCGGTTGATGCCATTCTGAATGAAGCAGGGGCGAAGGATCTGGAAGAACTGACTCAGGATACTACGCGTTCTCAACGCATTTCTCAGGCATTTGCTGAACAAAATAAATGGATGGCGACAGTACAAGGTGCGGTAAGTGGTGTCACTGGGGTATTGGGAACTGCGATTGATATTCCAGCTTCTTTACTGATGGCACTGCGTACCATCTATCAAGTGGGACGTTCTTATGGTTTTGATTTGAGCAAGGAAGATGATCAGGAAATCGTACAGCATATCTTTAGACAGATTGATCTCAGTCTGATTGCAGAAAAACAAGCACTCTTAATGGGGCTTAAAGCGCTGAGCAGTACCTTAAAGACACATGACCTGTCCCAGCTACAGACCATGCTCGGGTCAAGCAATGATATAGAAACACTGAAAAAATGGCTCAGTAATCAGGATGGCAGCATGAAGTGGGAATGGATGAACCATTTTCCGAAACTGTCTTTATTAGAGCAGCTAACCAAACTGACTCCATTGGCAAGTGCAGGGATTGGTGCAGTCTATAGCCATCGCTTTGTGAATGATGTGAACCAGAAAGCTCAAGAAGTATTCTCGCATGCTCGTCAGTATTTGCAGCAGCATCAGGATCTAGGTTTGTCGCCATATGCTGCCTATGAAAAAGCCGTTGACCTGCTCCAGCAGGCGACCCCGAAGCTGATGGAAAATCTTGATCATTCAGCCGCTGATAAAGATAAGCCAATTCTAGATAAAGAAATCCCAATTGAAGGCAATCAAACCATCAAGCAAGTCAAACTGGTTAAGAAAGAGCAGGAAAGCTTGAGCCCGGAAGAAGCTGAAGTGAAAAAAGATGAAAAGGTCAGTGAAGGTCTGGATGAATTGACCGATAAACTGGTTGAACATGCCGACGCTAGACAGGAACAAAAACCGGCTATTCCAAAAGATTCTTTTGATGCAGATGCAGCCCTAGAAGAAGAGCTCGGCTTGCAGGAAAATGACACAGAAATGTTACAGGCAGCCGCTGAAGAAGAGACGGATACAAACAATCCAGAAAACTCCGAGACTGCAGACAAACAAACGCAAGCTAAGGAAACTACGGAAGATGTTACAAAAAATGCTGCCACGAAATCGAAAAAATGA
- a CDS encoding beta-ketoacyl synthase N-terminal-like domain-containing protein → MKRVVITGMGINSCIGNTLEDVNHSLQNGISGTRFNPTYAELNFKSHVSAAAEQDFDGIDRKLKRFMGVCAMYAYNAAVAAVEHAGLKQEDLANNPRYGIAGGSGGNSTASVVEMTKLLEEKGARKVGPFFVPRNMSNTITANVGVAFKLQGIAHSITSACATSADAIGYAYNLIQLGKQDLMLAGGGEEDHWSQSLLFDAMGALCSKYNDTPETASRPYSADRDGFVIAGGGGFVVLESLEHAQARGANILAEVVAYAANSDGADMVAPSGEGATRCILMALEEAKQHGVDKIDYVNTHGTSTPAGDVTELKAMARAFGEGQVPPLSSTKSMTGHSLGAAGVQEAIYSILMMQNDFIAPNINVTELDEGAKPFDIVLEKRDAKLNTVMSNSFGFGGVNACLVFKKWEG, encoded by the coding sequence ATGAAACGTGTTGTCATCACTGGTATGGGTATTAACTCGTGCATTGGTAATACATTAGAGGATGTGAATCACTCTTTACAAAACGGGATTTCAGGAACACGTTTTAATCCGACTTATGCTGAACTGAATTTCAAGAGTCATGTTAGCGCTGCTGCTGAACAGGATTTTGATGGTATTGACCGTAAGCTGAAACGCTTTATGGGCGTGTGCGCGATGTATGCCTATAATGCTGCTGTGGCTGCTGTTGAGCATGCGGGTTTAAAGCAGGAAGATCTGGCGAATAATCCACGTTATGGTATTGCGGGTGGTTCAGGTGGCAACTCGACAGCTTCTGTAGTAGAAATGACAAAATTGCTGGAAGAAAAAGGCGCACGCAAAGTTGGTCCATTCTTCGTACCACGTAACATGTCGAATACCATTACAGCAAACGTCGGTGTGGCATTCAAATTACAAGGGATTGCCCACTCGATTACCAGCGCCTGCGCAACTTCTGCCGATGCCATTGGTTATGCTTATAACCTGATTCAATTAGGCAAACAGGATCTAATGCTTGCCGGTGGTGGCGAAGAAGATCACTGGTCTCAAAGCCTGCTGTTTGATGCGATGGGTGCACTGTGCTCTAAATACAACGACACACCTGAAACAGCTTCTCGTCCATATTCAGCAGACCGTGACGGTTTCGTGATTGCTGGTGGTGGCGGTTTTGTGGTGCTTGAGTCACTGGAACATGCTCAGGCACGTGGCGCGAATATTCTGGCTGAGGTTGTGGCTTATGCAGCTAACTCTGATGGTGCTGACATGGTTGCTCCATCTGGCGAAGGTGCAACACGTTGTATCCTGATGGCTCTAGAAGAAGCCAAACAGCATGGTGTAGATAAAATTGACTATGTGAATACACATGGTACTTCTACCCCAGCAGGTGATGTTACTGAACTTAAAGCTATGGCACGTGCCTTCGGTGAAGGTCAGGTTCCTCCACTCAGCTCGACTAAATCTATGACAGGTCACAGCCTGGGTGCTGCAGGTGTACAGGAAGCGATCTACTCTATCCTGATGATGCAAAATGACTTTATTGCACCAAACATCAATGTGACTGAACTGGATGAAGGCGCAAAACCATTTGATATCGTACTTGAAAAACGTGACGCAAAATTGAATACTGTGATGAGTAACAGTTTCGGTTTCGGCGGCGTAAATGCTTGTCTCGTTTTCAAAAAATGGGAAGGCTAA
- a CDS encoding amino acid permease has translation MNTASSKDDASSSPHELQRKLSNRHLQLIAIGGAIGTGLFMGSGKTIALAGPSILFIYMIIGAMFFFLMRALGEILLSNLHYKSFIDMAHDLIGPGAGYYIGWSYWLGWILVGIADLAAIINYLNFWLPPDMAFTPMGQAMISAGCVLLVLGINLLTVKLFGEIEFWFALIKILAILGLIVIGGYMIFSDFQAPSGSAASLTNVWAYDGMFPKGTMGFLAGFQIAMFAFVGVELLGTMAAETKDPEKNLPKAVNAIPTRIILFYVLSLLVIMSVTPWVEIPADQSPFVTLFLHAGIPVSAIIMNLVVLSSVMSSMNSGVFSTSRMLFGLARDGQAPQALAELSSRAVPAKGLLFSCAFIMAGATFQYFVPNTMEAFTLASSLCVILFISIWGLIMVCYIRYRKQQPEKHATSTFKMPGGIWMSYLVLIFLFFALVILSLEADTMKALMISPLWLVILFATYHTLYKPRLRKRQQLLSGE, from the coding sequence ATGAATACAGCCTCTTCTAAAGATGATGCATCATCATCTCCCCATGAATTACAACGTAAGCTCTCTAACCGCCATTTGCAGTTAATTGCCATTGGTGGTGCCATTGGTACAGGCCTGTTTATGGGTTCTGGTAAAACGATTGCACTGGCAGGGCCTTCAATCTTGTTTATCTACATGATTATTGGAGCCATGTTCTTTTTCCTGATGCGTGCATTAGGGGAAATCCTGTTATCCAATTTGCACTATAAATCCTTCATTGATATGGCGCATGACCTGATTGGTCCGGGGGCTGGCTATTATATTGGCTGGTCGTACTGGCTGGGCTGGATTCTGGTCGGTATTGCCGACTTAGCGGCAATTATCAATTATCTGAATTTCTGGCTGCCACCCGATATGGCTTTTACACCCATGGGACAGGCCATGATCAGTGCGGGCTGTGTATTGCTGGTACTGGGAATTAACCTGCTGACCGTGAAGCTGTTTGGTGAAATCGAGTTTTGGTTCGCCCTGATTAAAATTCTGGCGATTCTGGGCCTGATTGTGATTGGCGGATATATGATCTTCAGCGACTTCCAGGCACCAAGTGGATCGGCTGCCAGCCTGACCAATGTCTGGGCCTATGATGGTATGTTCCCTAAGGGCACAATGGGCTTTCTGGCTGGCTTCCAGATTGCGATGTTTGCTTTCGTAGGTGTAGAGCTGCTGGGTACGATGGCGGCTGAAACCAAGGATCCGGAAAAGAACTTGCCTAAAGCAGTGAATGCGATTCCTACGCGAATCATCCTGTTCTATGTATTGTCTCTGCTGGTGATTATGTCTGTAACGCCGTGGGTAGAAATTCCTGCTGATCAAAGCCCTTTCGTGACCCTTTTCCTGCATGCGGGTATTCCAGTGTCAGCCATTATCATGAATCTGGTGGTGCTGTCTTCTGTGATGTCCTCCATGAATAGTGGCGTGTTCTCTACCAGCCGGATGCTGTTTGGTCTGGCACGTGATGGTCAGGCACCTCAGGCTTTGGCTGAGCTTTCAAGTCGCGCAGTTCCGGCTAAAGGTCTGTTATTTTCTTGTGCCTTTATTATGGCAGGTGCGACTTTCCAGTACTTTGTACCGAACACGATGGAAGCCTTTACGCTGGCCAGCTCACTCTGTGTGATTCTGTTTATCAGTATCTGGGGGCTGATTATGGTGTGTTATATCCGTTACCGTAAACAGCAACCTGAAAAACATGCCACTTCGACCTTCAAGATGCCGGGCGGAATCTGGATGTCCTATCTGGTGCTAATCTTCTTGTTCTTTGCCTTAGTTATTTTAAGTCTGGAAGCAGATACCATGAAAGCACTGATGATTAGCCCGCTGTGGTTGGTGATTTTGTTCGCCACCTATCATACTTTGTATAAACCACGTCTTCGTAAACGTCAGCAACTTCTCTCCGGAGAATAA
- the fabG gene encoding 3-oxoacyl-ACP reductase FabG, with translation MTQERKVALVTGASRGIGAAIAQQLIQDGYFVVGTATSEAGAEKLNVQFAEHGAGKVLDVRDGAAIDALVSDIEQNYGPVLVLVNNAGITKDNLLLRMSEDDWDDILNIHLKAVYRLSKRVLKGMTKARFGRIINISSVVAHFANPGQANYSAAKAGIEAFGRSLAKEMGSRQITVNAVAPGFIATEMTEQLSEEIRKKMSDQVALNRLGDPQDIANAVSFLASDKASYITGTVIHVNGGLYMS, from the coding sequence ATGACACAGGAACGTAAAGTTGCCTTGGTGACAGGTGCAAGCCGCGGCATTGGTGCTGCAATTGCACAACAATTAATTCAAGACGGTTATTTTGTCGTAGGTACTGCAACTTCTGAAGCGGGTGCAGAGAAACTTAACGTACAATTTGCTGAACATGGTGCCGGTAAAGTTTTAGATGTACGTGATGGTGCTGCGATTGATGCACTGGTCAGCGATATTGAGCAAAACTATGGTCCTGTGCTGGTACTGGTGAATAATGCCGGTATTACCAAAGACAATCTGTTATTGCGTATGTCGGAAGACGACTGGGATGATATTTTAAACATTCATCTGAAAGCTGTTTATCGTTTATCTAAACGTGTGCTGAAAGGTATGACTAAGGCACGTTTCGGCCGTATCATTAATATCAGTTCTGTGGTGGCGCATTTTGCTAACCCAGGTCAGGCGAACTATTCAGCTGCCAAAGCAGGTATTGAGGCGTTTGGTCGCAGTCTGGCTAAAGAAATGGGTAGTCGTCAGATTACTGTCAATGCTGTTGCACCAGGCTTTATCGCGACTGAAATGACTGAACAGTTAAGTGAAGAAATTCGCAAGAAAATGAGTGATCAAGTGGCTTTAAACCGTTTAGGTGATCCACAAGATATCGCGAATGCCGTAAGTTTCCTGGCATCGGACAAAGCCAGTTACATTACAGGTACAGTCATTCACGTTAATGGTGGTTTATACATGAGCTAA
- the lysM gene encoding peptidoglycan-binding protein LysM yields the protein MGLFDFVKGIGKKNTAAAEPQQTPAATQQAPAAAPKAAPAEPSAQEIANKLLGHVKSLGLPITGLSISYNSTSDLATVRGQVQSQADREKIILAVGNVDHVAKVDDQLTVANPEPESKFYTVKSGDTLSKISKEFYGDANHYNKIFEANRPLLKNADDIFPGQVLRIPA from the coding sequence ATGGGTCTTTTTGATTTTGTAAAAGGCATTGGTAAAAAGAACACTGCAGCTGCGGAACCACAACAGACACCGGCAGCAACTCAACAGGCACCTGCAGCTGCACCTAAGGCAGCACCGGCTGAACCTTCTGCACAGGAAATAGCAAATAAGTTGTTAGGGCATGTCAAAAGCCTAGGACTGCCAATTACAGGATTGTCGATCAGCTATAACTCAACCTCAGATCTGGCAACCGTACGCGGACAGGTACAAAGTCAGGCGGATCGTGAAAAGATTATTTTAGCGGTAGGAAATGTTGATCATGTCGCTAAAGTGGATGACCAGCTGACTGTAGCGAATCCGGAACCTGAAAGTAAGTTCTATACGGTTAAATCGGGTGATACCTTATCTAAAATTTCGAAAGAATTTTATGGTGATGCCAACCATTACAACAAGATTTTCGAGGCAAATCGCCCTTTACTGAAAAATGCGGATGATATTTTCCCGGGTCAGGTACTACGTATTCCTGCCTAG